tgcttacaatggggatcagataggatctgtgtataAGGAATGTAAAACAGAAATCTGGAATGCAAAGATAGAAAACGAAGAGATGATTGTGGCACAGGCTAAGATCAAACCCAAATCGTATATTAATAGTAAAGACATGCAGATTCAAAGTGTGACTCcattaaataattgtaataatgagGTTCTAATGGacaaagaaaaggcaaatgtacTAAATCAATCCTTTTCTTCAGTGGATATAATTGAGGAGTCACAGTTCCCAGAGGATAAACATAAGTTGCTGGTTTAATGAGGGGCATATAAAACACATCAGGGATGAGCATTTCAGGAGGAAGTTGGACAGTTACTGGTTAATGATCTTTACAATAGGGACAGGAACAATAAACTAAGGGCCCAACTTGGGAGACATAATATTGAGATGGATATTCTTGGTCCCCAACACAGTACTGAGGAGAAGATTTCCACTCCCTCTTCATAGTTCTTCTGAGCTAGAGAACCTTTCTTCAAACTTGATTTAgtgaaactccaaattacagatgtGGCTCACGTGCTCATTAGCTGCTGGAACATCTGAATGGACAAAGTCCTGGGGAAACGCTTGGGAATGTTGACCATAGATACACGAGAAGCAAATTCCATGGGAGAAAATctgaccaatcatcctggcaaagagacacacGACATCTTAAAAATAGTTTGAGAGCTTGACTTACTCATTCAGCAGAGGAAAATCGGAGAGAGATGCCGAGTTATTTGCACAAGGAACATCAGAATTTGGAAATAATTTGGGTGCCTCTATAGCACACAATCTCTGCTGGAAATCCATGGAGGCACAAAATATGAAGAATAAAATGTTGAGATGGGAGTTTGTATAGAGGAATGAAATGTGCCATCATACTGAAGTAGTCAATTACTGCCCATATGACTTTGTTACCCTTGGAAGgtggaattcaataataaaatccatggcaaagTCAGTCCATGAACAAGAGGGAAGAGGCTGTAATAAGCCACATGGGAGATAATGGCTGGGCTTAGAAGAAGACCAGACAGAACTAgaagcaacaaagtctttgacatcttttcacATAGAGGGCCACCATGGTCTTTCTTACAACTGGATGGCAAGCTTGTTTGCTTGTTTGTGGTGTAGAATAGAGTGTGCTGTAGAATTAACGAGGTTCTGGAGGAATATAAGCCTTGTCAATAAGAGTGTCAGGAGTTACACAACACTGACTGGATTGAGTCTGAGAACAGCTCTTAATAGTTATCTGTTTGAGGCCCTGCTAATCAATACAAGGAAGAAGAactccatctttcttttctacaaaagCTGAGCTCTCAGCTGGAGATAAGGGATAGTAACGGCCTCCAGGGGGCAGGGTACCTGGAAGAATATCCATAGGACAGTCATGGGGGCGATGAGGAGAAAGATTATCAATGGACTTCTTGCAGAATACATCCAAAAAGTCTTTATGTGCAGAGGGCAGAGCTTGAAGATCAATTGATTCAATGGATAATCGTTGAATACAGGTAGAGGGCAGACAACTTTTGAGACAGTAGGAAGGAACTCCAGATGGAGATTTGGCTGGAGGGCCAATTAATGATAGGGTTATGTAAGTGGAGCCAAGGTAGACCCAAAACCACAGGAGCAGAAAGATGGTTGATGATGAATAAAAACAACTTCTCTTTATATATAGAGGTTCCAATGTCAAGGGAAATTCCCTTCAGCGATGGTTTGGGAAGGCAGGGGTCTGTCGTCAGCAAAACCTGCAAGGGGGGAAACATGGGATAAAGGGGAATACCAAGATGTTTGGCAAATATCCATAAAATAAcctgcagctccagagtcaaAGAAGGCTTGCAAATTGGCAGTTCTAGAAGTCAGCTCAATCTGCAATGGAAGCAGGAATCTTCTTTCGGGAAGAAAGTTCAATGCCACCCAGTTAAGACTTCCCAATCTTACGTACGTGTTGGAGCTTTCCTGCTTCGAGTGACAGCTTTTGGCAAAATGAGCCTTGCTGAGACAGTACAAGCACAGACCAGTGGAGCGTCTCCGGAGTTTATCCTGTTCAGAAAGATTTGCCTTTCCAATCTGCAGAGGTTCCTCAAAGGAGGTGAAAGGAGGCTGTGGAGAAGAGCTCAGAAGAAGAGGTCTTTGAAAATGTGGTGCCAAGATAGGCTGGGATCTCTTGCCTCATTTCTTATCAACTTTGTGttctctaagggtaaggccacactgggcattttggggagatttggtgactaatcacctcgtctttaaggcgaccaatctccccaaacgccttccctcactctgcacctgctaaaatgaaaaaatcacaagcgataatcacacgcggtgattcgttttccgaagtcgcccaaagtatacacttcgggtgacttcggaaaacaaaccgccACGTGTGATATGCACCCGCTTATAACCTTAATTCGACTCCACTCGGCAAATAGAAACTATAGCAatgggagaggcttcagaagggcttttttgctttcctctagGCCAACTGTCAGTCAGGCAGGTTTATATAGACATataaggctgaacttgatggacttgtgccttttttcaacctacgtTACCCTGTGAGCCACACAACATGGTGCATTATGGGTATCAGTGCAGCTGGCTCTACTCACTGCTTACAGAGCATACAATGTGGTGCCCTCTAGTGGTTGTGCCAGAGATACCCTGCATTGTGTTATAGTGAGTGTGTTACACCTGGAGCCCATTCTGCTCAGTAATACACATCTCTATTAGACTGGCAGATCTCTTGTGCGCAATAGTTGGTGCAACTTTGGTGCATCTCTGGCTGCTCCACGTTGCCTATACCCCGGGCACAAGTCATGGACTGGACAGTGGGGGTATGTGAGCCCCCGTGTAATGGCCAAATAAAGACAACACAGAATGGAGTGAAAATCAGTGAAAAGATTTTATTTGCACGAGGAGCAGGAAGAATGGGCATCAGTAACTAAACGGTGATAATGGGTAACGAGGTGGGTGTGAAAGGGACGTTGGGCCCCGCACTCATTTTTGTCAGTGTCCCTCCTTTTCCAGCCCATTCACTGTAGGCGCCGGGGTAGTTGCGTGGCGCTGCAAGAGAGGGTTGCACATTACACAGGGATTGCACACCCACCTCCTCAACACCCGCCCCTCACACACACTCAGCCAATCACTTCACTCCTTGCACAAGTACACAATGGTGTGCTCTTTCCTCTGACACACTTTGCACCCCTGCGTTCACACTCACTATTATTAGTGCAATGTCACACGGGGGTTCTTGATCACTGCAGCCCCCTCTCCCCCCAATTCACTTTAATGGGGTCTCACTTGCAGTCACAGCGGTCTAGTGTTTGGTATGTACCCCAGTGTGTGTGAATAGGaagcaggggagtgaataggaagtagaGGATGTGAATAGGAAGTACCGGGGCGTGAATAGGAATGTAGTGGGAGTGAAAGGACAGTAAGAGGAGTGAATTAGGAAgtaggggagtgaataggaagtaggGGAGTGAATCGGAAGTAGAGGAGGTGAATAGGAAGCAGAGGAAGTGAATAGGaagcaggggagtgaataggGAAGTGGGAGAGTGAATAGGAAGAATTAGTGAATAGGAAGCAGGGGAGTGAAATAGGAAggaggggagtgaataggaagtagTGCAGGGGAGTGAAAAAGGAAGTAGGGGAGTGATAGGAAGGGCAGTGAAGTGAATAGGGAAgtaggggagtgaataggaaagCCAGGTGCCAGGGGAAGTAAATAGGAAGCCAGGGGAGTGAATAGAGGAAGTAGGGGAGGTGATAGGAAGCAGGGGAGAGTGAATAGGAAGTagggagtgaataggaagcaggGGAGTGACATAGGAAAGCAGGGGAGTGAAGGaagcaggggagtgaataggaaggcAGGGCGAGTGAATAGAGCAAGCGGGAGTTGATAGAAGATAGGGTGAGTGAATAGGAAGCAGGGGAGTGGAATAGAAGCAGGGGATGAATAAGGAAGCAAGGGGAGTGAATATGGGAGGAATGCAGGGGAGTGAATAGAAAGTAGGTGCCAGGGGAGTGAATAGTGAAGTAGGGGGAGTGAAGTAGGAAGGCAGTGGAGATGGAAAGGAacaggggagtgaataggaagcaggtgccaggggagtgaataggagtaggtggagtgaataggaagtaggGGAGTGAATAGAGAAGcaaggggagtgaataggaagtaggGGCAGTGAAATAGGAAGCAGGGAGTGATAGGAAGTAAAGGAGTGAATAAGGAAGTAGCGGATGCCAGGGGAGTGAAATAGGAACTATGGGAGTGAATAGGGAAGTAGGGGAAGTGAAATAGGAAGTAGGTGCCGAGGGGAGTGAATATGAACTATGGGCAGGTGAATAGGAAGCAGGGAGTTAATAGGCAAGTATGGGGAGTAAATAGGAAGTAGGTGCCAGGGGAGTGAATAAGAAAGTAGGTGGGCGATAGGGAAGTAGGTGgccaggggagtgaataggaataGGAGGATGAATAGAAGCAGGGGAGTGAAATAGGAGCCAGGGAGAGTGAATAGGAAGTAGATGTAAGGGGATGTGAATAGGAAGTAGGGGAGTGAAGAGGAAGTAGGGGAGTGAATAAGAAGCAGGGAGTGAATAGGTataggggagtgaataggaagcagagggagtgaataggaagcaggGGAGTTGAAATAGGAAGGAGGGGAGTGAATTAGGAGGGCAGGGGAGTGAATAGAAGTAGGGGAGTGAAATAGGagcaggggagtgaataggaagcaaGGGGAGTGAAAAGGAAGCAGGTGCCCACAGGGGAGTGAATAGGCAGggcaggggagtgaataggaagtaaGGAGTGATAGGGGAAggcaggggagtgaataggaagtagaGGGAGTGATATGGAAGCAGGGGAGTGGAATAGGAAGTAGAGGGAGTGAATAGGAAGTGGTGCctaggggagtgaataggaactGATGGGATGAAATAGGAAGTAGGTGCCAGCGGAGTGAATATGAATAATGGGAGTGAATAGGCAGGGGAGTTAATAGGAAGTAGGCGAGTCAATACGGAAGTAGGGTGCCAAGGGGAGTGAATAAGAAgtaggggagtgaataggaagtaggGTGGCCAGGGGAGTGAATAGAGAAgtaggggagtgaataggaagtaggggagtgaataggaagaagggagtgaataggaagccagggagtgaataggaagtagatgtaaggggagtgaataggaaagTAGGGAAGTGAAGAAGGAAGTAGTGAATAGaagcaggggagtgaataggTAATAGGGAGTGAATATGGGAAGCAGGGAGTGAATAGGAAAGCAAGGGGAAGGAATAGGAAGGagggggagtgaataggaagtaaGGGGAGTGAATATGGAAAtgcaggggagtgaataggaaagtaggggagtgaataggaagtaggTGCAGGGGAGTGAATAAGGAACTAtgggagtgaataggaagtaggGGAGTGAATAGGAGTAGGTGCCAGGGGAGTGAATAGGGAACTAtgggagtgaataggaagcaggGGATGAATAGGAAGTAGGGGAGTGAATAGGGAGGAAGGAAGTAAGGGGAGTGGAATAGGAAacaggggagtgaataggaagtaggggagtgaataggaagtaggtgccaggggagtgaataggaagtaggggagtgaataggaagtaggtgccaggggagtgaataggaagtaggggagtgaataggaagtaggggagtgaataggaagcaggggagtgaataggaagccagggagtgaataggaagcaggggagtgaataggaagcaggggagtgaataggaagcaggggagtgaataggaagtaggggagtgaataggaagcaggggagtgaataggaagtaggggagtgaataggaagtaggggagtgaataggaagtaggtgccaggggagtgaataggaagcaggggagtgaataggaagtaggggagtgaataggaagtaggggagtgaataggaagtaggGAAGTGAATAGGAAGCAGGTATGTAGAACTAGGTGCCCTGCTGTAACTTACCATCAAACACACCTGTATATGAGGGTCCAAGCCTTGACCCCCCCTCATTGTACACTTATGGGTCAGGCTTTACATCCATGTTTGTTATTGGCCCAATCACCCTGTATTTTCCTCTGTTTGTATCACCCCCAGTTTTCTGCTCTGCCCTTAGTGCCCCGGGGTCAGACTTACTGGGAGAATCCAAGTGCAGTCGCAATAGCTGTAGCCTGGGCTCCTCTTTTCCCCGAAAAACAATGAATGATAATGTTCTCCTCGCTGGGTTTGGGTTTCACTACATGAAACGTTTTCTGGAAGGTCCCGGGGTCCATTCTCAGCGCCGCCTCAAACTGAGAGACTGAAGAGCAAAAGTGCAACTATAAGAATTGTCAGCACTGGGTATAGTGTCAGTCACAGGGAGGGGAGGGGTCAGCACTGGGTATAGTGTCAGTCACAGGGAGGGGAGGGGTCAGTACTGGGTATAGTGTCAGTCACAGGGATGGGTGGGGTCAGCACTGGGTATAGTGTCAGTCACAGGGAGGGGTCAGCACTGAGTATAATGTCAGTCACAGGGAGGGGTCAGCACTGGGTATAGTGTCAGTCACAGGGAGGGGAGGGGTCAGCACTGGGTATAGTGTCAGTCACAGGGAGGGGAGGGGTCAGCACTGGGTATAGTGTCAGTCATAGGGAGGGGAGGGGTCAGCACTGGGTATATTGTCAGTCACAGGGAGGGGTCAGCACTGGGTATATTGTCAGTCACAGGGGGGGAGGGATCAACACTGGGTATAGTGTCAATCACAGGGAGGGGCGGGGTCAACACTGGGTATAGTGTCAGTCACAGGGAGGGGTCAGCACTGAGTATAGTATCAGTCACAGGGAGGGGAGGGGTCAGCACTGGGTATATTGTCAGTCACAGGGAGGGGAGGGGTCAGCACTGGGTATAGTGTCAGTCACAGGGGGGGGTCAGCACTGGGTATAGTGTCAGTCACAGGGAGGGGAGGGGTCAGCACTGGGTATAGTGTCAGTCACAGGGAGGGGAGGGATCAGCACTGGGTATAGTGTCAGTCACAGGGAGGGGAGGGGTCAGCACTGGGTATAGTGTCAGTCACATGAGGTTCCAGACTTACCCGGGATATTGATGGAATTTGGGATCTTGCCCCTCTGCACCTCCTCTGGGTTCCTCACATCAATGATGTACCCGGTGCCGCTCTGGCTCAGCTTCTTGATCTCCTCGTATGTGGCGTCTCCTGCTCGTGGGACAGACACAAAGAATTCTCAGATTTCCCACCACATTCTCAAACTTCATTCACCActtctgtgaatttgtcttttaaacagacactttCCACATTTTGTCTTTCTCACATTTTTCTgtatttgtctttagctcttctAAACCTGTCAGTCTGTTAGTtgtttatcaagttcaaccttaagtctatatataacctgcctaactgtcagttgatccagaggaaggtgaaaaacccttttgATTGacacctctccaatttgcctcagagggggaaaaattccttcctgactccaaaatgtaatgggaccagtccctggatcaacttgtactatgagccaaGTGTCTATGAGAGTGTATTGcctcattatatatttatatatagtgatcatatctccttatatatttatatatagtgatcatatcccccgtatatatttaatatataagtgatcataatccccttatatatttatatatattagtgatgcatatccctatatatatataatttactatatagtgatcatatccccccttatatatttatatatagtgatcatatatcccccttatatatttatatatagtgatcatatcccctttatttattattatagtgatcatatccccttaatatttatatatagtgatcatatccccttatatatttataatatagtgatcatatccccttatttatttatatatagtgatcatatccccttatatatttatatatagtgatcatatccccttatatatttatatatagttgatttccccttatatatttaatatatagtgatcatatccccttatatattttatatatagtgatcatatccccttaatatattatatatagtgatcatatccttatatatttatatatatcatatgttatatatagtgatcatatcccttatatatttataatatagtgatcatagtgatcatatttaaatatatagtgatcatatccccttatatatttatatatagtgatcatatccccttatatatttatatatagtgatcattatccccttatatatttatatatagtgatcatatcgcctcatataatatttatatatagtgatcatatccccttataatatttatatatagtgatcatacccccccttatatatttatatatagtgatcatatcccccttatcatatttatataatatagtgatcatatccccttatatatttatatatagtgatcataatcgccttatatattatatatagtgatcatatccccttaatatttatatatagtgatcatatccccttatatatttatataatagtgatcatatccccttatatatttaatatatagtgtcatatccctcttatatattatatatagtgatcatatcccttatatatttgtatatagtgatcataccccccttatatatttatatatagtgatcatatcccccattaactgtctcttctccagtgtaactaATCCCAAATTgcatattgttacatcccaggtgcaggactttacatttatcaacattgaatctcatttgccacttagctgcccagattgccagttagtcaagatcctgttgcaagtgccacatcctggatggaattaattgggttgatagttttgtgtcatctgcaaacactactTACAATACTTACaatacttacaataccctcccctaagtcattaatgaacaagttaaataaaagtggccccaatactgagccctgggggaccccactaagaaccttactccaagtagagaatgtcccattaacaaccaccctctgtacccgatcctgtagccagtttcctatccatgtgcaaacgacttcattaagcccaacagaccttagtttagaaagcagtcgtttgtggggcacagtatcaaacgctttggcaaaatccaaatagatctactgcccccccccactgtccagcatcttacttacctcatcataaaatgcaatcaaattagtctgacatgacctatccttcataaatccatgctgattgttgctcataatgacattcattaggacaaaattttgaatgtgatcccttaacaagccttcaaataatttgcccaccacagatgtcagacttactggcctataattgccaggctgagatcgtaatccctttttaaatattggaatgacattggctttcctccaatccataggcaccataccaggatttgtattaaagctttgtgaatcatatcctgagtcagccactgactagattgagctgagccattagtgcagctataaagtgagcctgggaactcacactcctctattgtatacactgaagaaaagaactgatttaacacatttgccttatctgtatctgttacaaccatactggtaccattatttaatggagcaacactctcaacctgcatctttttactattaatatatttaaaaaactttctgGGGTTAGTCTTAGCTGCAGCCACAATACACTCCTCATTTCCGATCTTTTGCCTGCAAGATATCCCAAATAAAATACACTGGCTCAGAGCAGTCGAACCTCCTGTTAAAGGGTAAGTAACACCTCCTAGCACATTTTTAGTTTCCAGTGCACAGATCATCCATCCACATCACCTGCACCAACTTAACTGTTGCCCATTGGGCATCCAGAACTTTAGAGCCACACCCCCATCTTTGCCCATGTGACTTCCATTCCCATCATGCATCTAGGAACATGTGCAGTAGCCAGAGATGCCCCTTTAGTGCCAGTGTGTATGAGGCGCTCAGCAAGATGCATGCTGGGAACACAAGGACATTTCCCAGGGTGCCTTTATCTTTGCTATTTTGTGTTAAGAGGCAATGTCAGCAGTtcaattcaatatattttatagacttttatttaaaggggaagtaatatgAGTGTGAGGAAACTACATGTTATTGTCACATATTTTATGTTGCCAAACcacttttatttacaaaacagACTTTTTATCTTGTTTATAAAACTGTTGTTATTCTCTTGTGTTATAGAGAAAACAGGGCTTGTCCGGAGGATTTCTGTTTGGGAACATGGAGACTTTAGTTGCACCAGTTTATTCTAAAATATATTCTTCCTCTACTTTTGTGAATCCCCCCATAGACCACACTGAACTACTACTCTCACAGTCACAGGCACACAGCAGAAAATCCCATTTCTTACTGTTGCCTTAGCTTCCCCTTTAACCAACTCTCTTGGTATTTCATAGAATAAAGCTTTGCTGCCATTGGGTGTCACTAGGCCCCGGGGCAAGAGCACGTGTTACAGTTCAGCACAACAGACCGGGGGAGGGGAAGCCTTTCTCACaactattggttgctatggttactgccAGCAGGTGATCTAACAAGATACACCAGTACAGGCAGATGTGGCTAATGGGAATGTGCTGAATCATTGTGACACTCACTAACCCCGCCCACAATTAGCAGCATTGTTATTATTAGCCTTTATTCATATAGTGCCGACACCTTCCTCAGCTCTGTACTGAACCCCTGCCctagtgagcttgcaatctaatgtccctatcacattcccatcagtccctgccccagtgagcttgcaatctaatgtccctatcacattcccatcagcccctgccccagtgagcttacaatctaatgtccctatcacattcccatcagtccctgccccagtgagcttgcaatctaatgtccctatcacattcccatcagtccctgccccagtgagcttgcaatctaatgtccctatcacattcccatcagcccctgccccagtgagcttgcaatctaatatccctatcacattcccatcagcccctgccccagtgagcttgcaatctaatgtccctatcacattcccatcagcacctgccccagtgagcttgcaatctaatgtccctatcacat
The sequence above is a segment of the Xenopus laevis strain J_2021 chromosome 8L, Xenopus_laevis_v10.1, whole genome shotgun sequence genome. Coding sequences within it:
- the LOC121397271 gene encoding putative thiosulfate sulfurtransferase, mitochondrial, which gives rise to MTAGDATYEEIKKLSQSGTGYIIDVRNPEEVQRGKIPNSINIPVSQFEAALRMDPGTFQKTFHVVKPKPSEENIIIHCFSGKRGAQATAIATALGFSQ